The sequence aattttatatccgcagcattgcgcgggtatttcactagtaaGTTATTAATTTCGCATTACCAAATTACCGAAAGAATCTATTTATAGCATCAACATGTGCATTGTAAAAGGATTATAGCTGTATAAAGATTAACCCAACAATTTAGTTTCTATCGTGTGCATGTGTTCAAAtcatcaaaaggaaaaaaaaaatttaaatatcacaCCATAATTTAGCATTATATAtgtatccaatttttttttttttttttttccaaacttgACCTATTTAAACGAAAGAAATGTAAGGAGAAACCCCTCAACTTCGGACGATTCCGTAATAACCACTTAACttaaagtttatttattttggttcatCCCCTCAACTTCCTTTTGTCTTAATCGTCCAAGTAAattgaatgaaaaattttatcacaataaatattttcattagCTGTTAATATTTAACTGTCAACATAATTCATGTTATCCACAAGATCAaccagaaaaataataaaagagacaaataaatatgtttatatatatatatatatatatagcgagagagagagagagagagagagagagagagagagagtagggctactatgctTTGGAAAGTATAAAAGAGTtagtgcttttaattttttggcccttaaattaattcttttcgctattttttatttttaaattaatattattatcttaagAGGACTACTTAACCCTTGGGATATCACTTAACCCTAAGGGGGACCACTATAGAAGCACCAACTCTCTCatacttttgaaagcatagtaacactacaatatatatatatatatatatgtatatatataaaattgagctagaatgctttTAGAAGTTGTTGGGAGCCGAATTCCCTGatccttgacctggtcaaagacCTCCCTCGGAAAGCGCGTAGGGATGCGGAACGGCTACgattagtgaccctcgaagtttacGCCCTTCAACTGGATCAAgcaattcggctgatgaggaatcggatcagccgagttcgaaagtCTCTACTGTGGAActggttcggctggatgagccgaatgtactgAAAACACAGAGCTTTGGGTCAACTAAAGAGCCGAATAGATGGAATACACAGTGACTAAtgggctgaaagagccgaatgcctttatatattaaaatgaagttAAAAACTCATATAAAATAGAGtatgcccgaagggcatacagactctaaaAATCAAGATTACAACAGAGTATGCCCGTAGGGCATACAAACtccagagatctaacttaaaaactactcctagaaaagcaatAAATGTGGGTAAAATAGATTACATATATACTATTCCTAGAAAACGATAAATGTAGGAAAGtaaagtattgaaaatgcggtggtcttctcgttcaggagagagaaagactctcattacaggcttcaaagttactatttataatatcttatcagcccacattattggttggttatagtagtgggggaagtggtgtagtcatgatcatggaagttacgccccacttctcaaccgtttccgtctaaacgctcttgaccttcaggcgccttattgtcGATTCCTGGTATACCACGTGTCATTGTTTTTTTgactcatacgtgggttaggtcggcgtgttaattttttggtatcaacagaaacaccaaccccttggtgcttctaagttacTAGCCTTTAGATTTACtacttgattactaataacctttggatcaaacactattccacctaccaccacctaccatcatcatctcgaccctacatctcttcatccaatggctaaaaactcaaaagtaccacCCTCATAGTGCTTTTGGGAGTATTAATTCTAACTCAACTCAtataagacgtcgttcgattttgactatttattttatacccgttgatagactttattataatttcgaaaaattacgaaagttATTTCCtacaagtttcaaatattctaaatcatatttaacagaatgAATCATCAATTTAGAAGtttcattattgaaaataacttataagtataaaagactctatactcataaaagtataataactctactctctctctctatatagaataaaataaaattaatggtCAAAATGGAAAGTAAGCTCAAAACCTTTTTTAAAGGAGGCTGGGAGCCGACCTAAAAATCAtgttatcaaaaaaaaaaaaaaaaaacttgtaatACATAGATATTGAAGTCTTAAAAAGGTGTGGACTTTGCTCCAATTGAAAAGTTCATAACGGTGGACGCGCGCCATCAAATTGCCCCCATATTGTACAACATGttttcactttgcccccatTTAGAAAGTTGCATTTGGTTCTCCTATTGTTTagcttatatttattttgttaccCCAAATTACATAAGATACTCTTAACTATTCTatagtttaacatatttttttactttatcaatctatattttttaaaaaattcttactTCGCCACCTAACCTtatatgatataaattttttttgtgaaataaaaattaaactacagTGGGATAACGTGCAACAGTTCGAACTACACAATGAAAAaataaagggataattgcctatatacccctcatgcgtTCGGAAATATTCGATctacccctattttttttttctttctaaaatgcccctcatatgttccaccgttattccaaaatacccccgcagttatcccctgttagcttaactcggattaaacatgagttaaataatactagagttaaaacctatataaaatacctattttacccCTAACTTATTATGCCAATTCCTTAAGttatcctctttctctcccaaagTCCCAACTTGatcgccggctcctccgcctccatgTCGCCGGCTCCCGCTGCCGGCAGGGCGGAAGCGGCGGCGCCTCCTGAGCACGGAGAGCGGGTTCTTCGCCCTCGCCAAGACCTTCGCCACAGGCATCATCCTCGCCACGGGCTTCGTCCACATGCTCCACGACGTCGAGGCCGCACTCACTGACCCCTGCCTCCTCCGCTTCCCCCGGCGCTGCTTCCCCTTCTCCGGCTTCGTCGCCATGGCCGCCGCCCTCACCACCCTCGTCCTCGACTTCCTCGTCACCCAGTTCTACGAGCGCAAGcaccgcgccgccgccaccgccgagaCCGACGCCACGGCAGAGGACGACGAGGGGCGCTCCATCACCACGGCGGCACTGGAGCCACCCGTGGACGAGGACGAGAACGAGGGCTTCGCCAAGGGCGGCAACGTGGTGCACATCGTCAGGATGCGCGCGCACGCGGCGGCGCACGGCCACAACCACGGtagaagggcaaataagaaaaatatttgctatataaagggtatataagaaaagttagttacggtagaagggtatattggaatgggcaaaatggtaattttacagagataacggcagctcACTAACGGAGCTTAACTCcagggatatattagaaagacttggaacataagaagcgtgttttcaatattagccttctaagaggggtatataagaaaaccggaaacttttcaggggtatataggtaattaccccaaaaataaaaataccgtATACCAAAGAAGGTGagggcaatttgaagtttaccctttgtTAACCAACAACTTCAAGTCAACTGATTAAAACAACttaaattaagataattaaTAAGTTATAGGGAGTCTCCTGCAAACTGTCCAATAGTTTAGTATCTTTCAATACATTttcatctaaaaaataaatatacaacaacaaataaaaaaaaaaaaatttaaaaagaagagagagagagaactaacGGTGCCGTCAAGTCAAACTTCGACGCTACAAGTCGACATCTGCTGGAAATGATAGAGCGCCGGCCCAACGCCGTTACCGTTATCGACCGTTAAAAACGCGGGACAGTTCACAAAAATGTAGTAGTGTGCGGAGACCCAGGAGCCGACCTTCCACCGGAGCGTGCCGTCGACCTTCACGTTGATGAGCAAAATCCCCGCGGCCTCATCGTCTGCGAGCGCGGCGGCGAGGCCCGGCGTGAGGGGGACATCCGTCCCGATCAGGTACGGCGACCACACCGCGACGTCCTCGTGGCCCATGTAGCTCACCGGGAGCAGCACCGGCGCCGTGATCTGCTGCTCCTTGTACACCGCGTACACGTCGAGCTTGTCGTAGTAGATCCCGACGCGGTCGTTGGGGTTGCTCGTCGTCAATGTGATCTGCCAgcagaatatataaaatattaaaagaacaaaagaataattatctacctatctctcaaaatttttgaaatatcttatatatatattttttgtttcgaatatatttttttgtatattttttcgtTATTTAAAAGTAATTCTGCTGTTAATATCCGTTAAGTCATCTCAAGTTAAATTTCTATTAGGttaaatataagttaaaatatcttttttgccCTAACTCAAGGACAAATAATAAACTTCgatcataataaataatatatttgaaaaaataaaaattctaaatattttttttatccctaacttaagaataaataagaaaagttactgacaatagaagaatatatttgaaagaacaaaatagtaaatttacAGATATAACGATTGTTCTTAACAGTTCactaataaaatctaaatttagaaatatatttgaaagagttTGAAAtgttagaaatttatttttttatattagccttctatgtgagttaaataaaaaagtctaaaacttttttttagaggtatataaacaattgccccaATTTTAAATTACCGGTGTCTGCCAGCTTAAAAATTTATGGTTTGTAGATAATACAAATAGTAGTGGATAATCGCACTTCACTAACCCCATTTGCaattgaaatttcatattttttgcaatattcTGAGTTTAAATTCTTCCGCATCACACCatcaatttatttcaaaattcgcAACATATCACGAAATATATAATTGTAAAGTAGTTATCGTTTtctaacagtttaagcttttacCTGGACGGTGACGGAGAGGAAGTAGTGATCGGGTGAGAGGGTGAGGTTGGAGACGGTCGTGCCGTCGAGCTCGTAATGGGGCTTCGACGGGTGGAGGATTAGATAAATGATGAGGATGATGAAGCCGAAAAGGACGGCGAGGCTGACGACAAACCAGGCGACGAT comes from Ananas comosus cultivar F153 unplaced genomic scaffold, ASM154086v1, whole genome shotgun sequence and encodes:
- the LOC109704409 gene encoding NDR1/HIN1-like protein 12 encodes the protein MVKDCGGHDHDDDCECCPILSILSIFACCSCSKDDCESRKIWCIVAWFVVSLAVLFGFIILIIYLILHPSKPHYELDGTTVSNLTLSPDHYFLSVTVQITLTTSNPNDRVGIYYDKLDVYAVYKEQQITAPVLLPVSYMGHEDVAVWSPYLIGTDVPLTPGLAAALADDEAAGILLINVKVDGTLRWKVGSWVSAHYYIFVNCPAFLTVDNGNGVGPALYHFQQMSTCSVEV